In Anticarsia gemmatalis isolate Benzon Research Colony breed Stoneville strain chromosome 4, ilAntGemm2 primary, whole genome shotgun sequence, one DNA window encodes the following:
- the LOC142972501 gene encoding uncharacterized protein LOC142972501 yields the protein MANKILLLCLIVASLTVSTECGLWSSIKSGFSSIGSSFSSYKPSYSSSSWSKPSYSWSSPSSSSWSSGSSSYHSYPSSSSGLSGSSSYSGSGLSSFHSYPSSSGLSGSSSSSGKYSSSSLSGSGSSSYHTYPSSSSGLSGSSWSPSKYSSSSSGSGYSSFHSYPSSSSGLSGSGSSRGSYRPIATHITGPQAVYVHKYKDSRSPYSDLLTGLALYNLGRSSNHYQNDYYYDDYYRQRYGSTGSSYTTKNKPEDEVKCVLKVKQDKREKVLKIPCEIVSTFTEGSTKAAPVPVTVNKTVCKTVISTPSKPIATISLPLDLDEATTNITKTNNTQSALNNETTHETTIGFVNKSNKTTDKAHPTEVNITATKPNGNPTEGRNTTNVVVQSTGINDTLAANISATDLKTNTSALKLNVTASATNSSDMISNTPVNISSINADATANSSIANINATNTAKINNTHPINIPLVDRVMTNSTKLNTTSSAIDTNTINSSSLQANISKVSINETKANNTQPNNSSSNSTVTTKVNTVNLTVCTNYSTEVDPLDAEGPKVDPKNMTCVVEIHTKLALYSKDVECNVLIEYAKSPETRPSNGGKLWISNTVILFGLAFIIVR from the exons ATGgctaacaaaatattactctTGTGTTTAATAGTAGCAAGTTTAACGGTTTCAACCGAATGTGGTTTGTGGAGTAGTATAAAAAGCGGATTTTCTTCAATTGGAAGTTCGTTCTCTAGTTACAAGCCAAGCTATTCAAGCTCGTCGTGGAGTAAACCAAGTTATTCATGGAGCAGTCCGAGTTCATCAAGTTGGTCTTCAG gGTCATCCAGTTACCATAGTTACCCTTCCAGCTCAAGTGGACTTTCAGGATCAAGTTCATACA GCGGATCTGGATTATCCAGTTTTCACAGTTATCCATCAAGCTCAGGACTTTCGGGCTCAAGTTCCAGTTCCGGTAAATATTCTTCATCGAGTCTTTCTGGATCCGGGTCGTCCAGCTATCACACTTATCCTTCAAGCTCAAGTGGACTGTCTGGATCAAGTTGGAGCCCAAGCAAATACTCTTCATCTTCATCAGGATCCGGATATTCTAGTTTCCACAGTTACCCTTCAAGCTCAAGCGGTCTCTCCGGATCAGGAAGCAGCCGTGGTTCCTATAGACCTATAGCAACACATATTACTGGACCCCAAGCAGTGTACGTCCATAAATATAAAGATTCGAGAAGTCCTTATAGTGATTTATTAACAGGACTAGCGTTGTACAACCTTGGTCGTTCAAGCAATCATTACCAGAACGATTACTATTATGATGATTACTACAGACAAAGATATGGCTCTACTGGTTCTTCATATACAACCAAGAATAAACCTGAGGACGAAGTTAAATGTGTATTGAAAGTTAAGCAGGATAAAAGAGAAAAGGTATTAAAGATTCCGTGTGAAATCGTTTCTACTTTTACGGAAGGCAGTACGAAAGCCGCGCCAGTGCCTGTGACTGTAAACAAAACCGTCTGCAAGACAGTTATTTCAACACCTTCTAAACCAATAGCAACAATCAGCTTACCACTTGATTTAGATGAAGCGACCACAAACATCACAAAAACGAACAATACGCAGAGTGCGTTGAATAATGAGACAACGCACGAGACAACTATCGGTTTCGTAAACAAGTCTAATAAAACGACAGATAAAGCACATCCTACAGAAGTTAATATTACAGCAACTAAGCCTAATGGTAACCCTACAGAAGGAAGGAATACGACTAATGTGGTTGTTCAAAGCACTGGTATTAACGATACGCTTGCGGCAAATATTTCAGCAACCGATTTAAAAACTAATACAAGcgcattaaaattaaatgtgacAGCATCTGCAACCAATAGCAGTGATATGATCTCCAATACGCCGGTAAATATATCTTCAATCAATGCTGACGCGACGGCGAATTCATCAATCGCAAATATCAATGCAACTAACACTGCAAAGATTAACAATACGCACCCAATAAACATTCCTCTAGTTGATAGAGTAATGACGAATTCAACAAAGTTGAATACTACGTCCAGTGCTATTGatacaaacacaataaataGTAGTTCGCTGCAAGCAAACATTTCTAAAGTGTCTATTAACGAAACAAAAGCCAACAATACGCAGCCGAACAATTCTTCATCAAATTCTACAGTAACAACGAAAGTGAATACAGTTAATCTTACTGTTTGCACTAACTATAGTACCGAAGTAGATCCTTTGGACGCGGAAGGCCCGAAAGTTGATCCTAAGAACATGACTTGCGTTGTAGAGATTCATACTAAACTTGCTTTATACAGCAAGGATGTAGAATGCAACGTTTTGATTGAGTATGCTAAATCACCTGAAACTCGTCCTTCGAATGGTGGAAAACTATGGATATCTAACACcgtaattttatttggtttggCTTTTATTATTGTACGTTAA